Proteins from one Acidobacteriota bacterium genomic window:
- a CDS encoding DotU family type IV/VI secretion system protein, with protein MPALATEPTFTARTPITPEVDLVTLASPMFELVMRIRAEHVQPSMELQATIDRMVMRLEQRGRGLRYGEKQLEAAKFALASYIDEMVLMADFPFHDEWEKYPLQLKYFGEHLAGVRFFERLNDLLKDVERQGDLVELYYMCLLLGYKGRFRDYFEDELVDVVRQVEEALRQVNRLRTVAQSPHWLLDDQPEPREEVKWPKWLLGLGIGSLGLGILTFAVFKLGIDRILHAALTSLTW; from the coding sequence ATGCCAGCACTGGCAACTGAACCTACATTTACCGCACGCACCCCAATCACACCCGAAGTTGACCTGGTCACCCTGGCCAGCCCAATGTTTGAACTTGTCATGCGAATCCGGGCCGAACACGTTCAACCCTCAATGGAATTACAGGCCACGATTGATCGCATGGTTATGAGGTTGGAGCAACGTGGTCGGGGATTGCGCTATGGAGAAAAACAACTGGAGGCCGCAAAATTTGCCCTGGCTTCTTATATTGATGAAATGGTGTTGATGGCTGACTTCCCGTTTCACGATGAGTGGGAAAAATATCCATTACAATTAAAGTATTTTGGCGAACATCTGGCTGGAGTGCGCTTCTTTGAGCGGTTAAATGATCTTTTGAAAGACGTTGAACGCCAGGGTGACCTGGTTGAACTGTATTACATGTGCCTGCTGCTTGGGTACAAAGGACGGTTCCGGGATTATTTTGAAGACGAACTGGTGGATGTGGTCCGACAAGTTGAGGAGGCGTTGCGGCAGGTCAACCGACTGCGGACCGTGGCGCAATCTCCACACTGGCTTTTGGATGATCAACCTGAACCTCGTGAGGAAGTGAAATGGCCAAAATGGCTCCTGGGGTTGGGCATTGGTTCACTTGGGCTTGGAATTTTGACTTTTGCCGTGTTCAAACTGGGAATTGACCGAATTTTACACGCGGCGTTGACCTCACTTACCTGGTAA
- a CDS encoding RNA polymerase sigma factor gives MTDRRGLRSVPTTQPVQTGELEDFELVRRFKYDQDAQAFEQLFRRHQQYVSHLCLSLLRSRAEAEDALQEIFIKVYRGLNSFEPKVTFRGWLYRITVNHCRDLLDQRARRAEDSEEETLHTLVTFPKQEASVIASMMTEAALDRLKPEYRVAFVLQAVEGHSIAEVAQLLGIGFEAAASRLRRAYQQFIDAYQALNPKE, from the coding sequence ATGACTGACCGACGCGGACTTCGCAGCGTGCCGACAACCCAACCGGTTCAAACCGGAGAACTGGAAGACTTTGAACTGGTTCGGCGGTTCAAGTATGACCAGGACGCTCAGGCTTTTGAGCAGCTTTTCCGGCGTCATCAACAATATGTTTCTCACCTGTGTCTATCTCTGCTCCGCTCGCGGGCGGAGGCTGAAGATGCACTGCAGGAAATATTTATTAAAGTCTATCGCGGGCTCAACAGCTTTGAACCGAAAGTGACGTTTCGTGGCTGGCTGTACCGCATCACGGTCAACCATTGTCGGGATTTACTGGATCAACGTGCCCGTCGGGCCGAAGATTCCGAAGAGGAAACCCTTCACACGCTGGTGACTTTTCCCAAACAGGAAGCCAGCGTGATTGCTTCAATGATGACCGAAGCCGCTCTTGATCGGTTGAAACCGGAATATCGAGTGGCGTTTGTATTGCAGGCAGTTGAGGGCCACTCGATTGCCGAAGTTGCCCAATTGCTGGGAATTGGATTTGAGGCTGCCGCCAGCCGGCTTCGTCGTGCCTACCAGCAGTTTATTGATGCATATCAGGCGCTTAACCCCAAAGAATGA
- a CDS encoding zf-HC2 domain-containing protein, with amino-acid sequence MKRTPPTPECAALGDLLIAFSVDELDPERKAQVQRHLDLCSRCREELAEITQAAQLAESLALTSPVVDRYPEFLRRLAASESKPSSQALLPLTETLALETESGSIPITEGGFAAVVPIFGRRLAVRTGFQRGFDLTLHGRQGNQLLRISAASLTRVATVAAGLSAVAAISIVAMVLAIFPSMWRNPNPQPATGGGVLGGMAPEPIIPKVKAVGIRPPLVSGSIESTTLIAWNANGKVQAQFVTNNQLVGQPLDLKLQTERQSKSNQGFENVPVIVTDGSGFLVMSELDFGICAWRLNPGTTGADIYPITLTQRGVQPAAVWIGDRYLAAWTVPDPNSPKIEMVELGSDGRLLTKTPKEVAISLNGNKLRNPLLAGDGKQTLLAYFTQDQRIHVQLWQLSQSGPTPPQHIVLPTSEQTEPVGLKIITRPNEFDLFWIEHGKPAGSEIQFARLSRNGELSAVQTLVVSPINIPEFDIRETSTDVKLIWLETSTRSAVLLMQHFSFEGTRLQQPLNLPIETYRPLSACFADRDGSSVVWFAHRPTEAPSFFVTSDLP; translated from the coding sequence ATGAAACGAACTCCGCCCACCCCTGAATGTGCCGCCCTTGGTGACCTGCTGATTGCATTTTCGGTTGACGAACTCGATCCGGAACGCAAGGCGCAAGTTCAAAGGCACCTCGATCTTTGCTCGCGGTGCCGCGAAGAACTTGCCGAAATCACGCAGGCCGCCCAGTTGGCTGAATCACTCGCGCTCACTAGCCCGGTTGTGGACCGGTACCCAGAGTTTCTGCGCCGCCTGGCCGCCTCTGAATCCAAACCATCGTCCCAGGCATTGCTTCCACTTACTGAAACCTTAGCCCTGGAAACTGAATCTGGATCAATCCCCATCACCGAGGGCGGATTTGCCGCAGTGGTCCCTATTTTTGGCCGAAGGCTGGCAGTTCGAACCGGATTTCAACGTGGGTTTGATTTAACGCTGCACGGTCGTCAGGGGAACCAGTTGTTACGGATTTCAGCCGCCTCATTGACCCGCGTGGCAACCGTGGCGGCTGGATTGAGTGCGGTTGCAGCCATCAGTATCGTGGCGATGGTGCTGGCGATTTTTCCGTCCATGTGGCGCAATCCAAACCCGCAACCCGCCACTGGAGGCGGGGTTTTGGGAGGAATGGCACCCGAGCCAATCATTCCGAAAGTGAAAGCGGTTGGAATTCGTCCTCCGCTGGTTTCAGGCTCAATTGAAAGCACAACTTTGATTGCCTGGAATGCCAATGGCAAAGTCCAGGCACAGTTTGTAACCAACAATCAACTGGTGGGACAACCGCTTGACTTGAAACTCCAAACTGAGCGGCAATCAAAATCAAATCAAGGATTTGAAAATGTCCCGGTGATTGTAACCGATGGATCTGGTTTTTTGGTGATGAGCGAGCTGGATTTTGGTATCTGTGCCTGGCGATTGAACCCCGGTACCACTGGTGCCGATATTTACCCAATCACACTGACCCAACGCGGGGTTCAACCTGCGGCGGTCTGGATTGGTGATCGGTATCTGGCCGCCTGGACCGTTCCTGATCCCAACAGTCCCAAAATTGAAATGGTTGAGCTTGGGTCTGATGGGCGGTTGTTGACCAAAACCCCCAAAGAAGTCGCCATTTCCCTGAATGGCAATAAACTCCGGAACCCGCTCCTGGCTGGTGACGGTAAGCAGACCCTTCTGGCGTATTTTACCCAGGATCAACGCATCCATGTGCAATTGTGGCAACTCAGTCAATCTGGACCAACGCCGCCCCAACACATTGTATTACCTACCTCGGAACAGACTGAACCCGTCGGCTTGAAAATCATCACCCGACCCAATGAGTTTGATCTTTTCTGGATCGAACATGGAAAACCAGCCGGTTCAGAAATTCAATTTGCCCGGCTTTCACGAAATGGCGAACTGAGTGCCGTTCAAACTTTGGTGGTGTCACCAATCAATATTCCAGAGTTTGATATTCGCGAGACATCAACTGATGTCAAACTCATCTGGCTTGAAACATCAACCAGAAGCGCTGTTCTGTTAATGCAACACTTCAGTTTTGAAGGAACCCGGCTGCAACAACCGCTGAATCTGCCAATTGAAACCTATCGTCCGCTGTCTGCCTGTTTTGCGGATCGGGATGGATCTTCCGTGGTCTGGTTTGCCCATCGTCCAACCGAAGCTCCCTCATTTTTTGTGACTTCTGATCTCCCTTGA
- a CDS encoding response regulator yields the protein MVFSFFYSDQSQTIKIESPPGSNHHLKNALDAVVWEWIPYVSIGLCAFYYFVAVLHWWFVPPPSSRYLSTVALISGILLTVVLGAHRRNTIPVAWSQPVGVGIFLLPVINSLLHLWFVPEAKHTTNLLLTLIGSGCLLLSIRDYWILAGLSLIGWFFVASQAPPGPDWGHFAFTLCSAVIIGFVVQAARLRTYQRLELLRIKNEFRKTELEIATVQAEQANLAKSEFLANMSHEIRTPMNGIIGMAELLLESQLTPEQRECAETINGSSRALLAIINDILDFSKIEAGKVELEKIEFDLRHTIESVTNLLAEFAHRKNLELIVQIDPDVPTQLFGDSLRLRQILVNLINNAIKFTTQGQILVRVQPATPADARQAVIQFEVVDTGIGIPPETLSRLFTSFTQADGSTTRKFGGTGLGLAISKQLVELLGGKIGVTSQLKEGSTFWFTARFDITAPNPELVTTSQLSGLHLLIVEDNAVCGEVLRGYCQTYGINCELIPTIGEAFIRLQKAERQGMPFRVVLLDRKLAEGDGIELVRTIRAQPSMDYLRLVMMIPLGDREALELVRAEQMHYLTKPVHQSTFYNILRNALKMAHKPPTIKLQAMAPLPAVKSLSPLQVLVAEDNVTNQRVARKLLENLGCQVDVVANGAEALNAVKQSTYHMVLMDCQMPEMDGFEATLEIRRLEQIASEGSPAVRIPIVALTANATQEDQTKCLAVGMDDYLSKPVTLDKLTRVLKQWTAKGQNEESG from the coding sequence ATGGTTTTCTCATTTTTTTATTCTGACCAGAGTCAAACCATCAAGATCGAATCACCTCCGGGGAGCAACCATCATTTGAAAAATGCCCTTGATGCAGTTGTTTGGGAGTGGATTCCGTATGTTTCCATCGGGTTATGCGCCTTTTACTATTTCGTAGCAGTGCTGCACTGGTGGTTTGTCCCTCCGCCTTCGTCGAGGTACCTCTCTACAGTTGCTCTCATATCTGGAATCCTTCTCACGGTTGTCCTTGGAGCTCACCGACGCAACACTATTCCAGTTGCCTGGAGTCAGCCTGTTGGGGTTGGAATCTTCCTGCTTCCAGTTATCAACAGTCTTCTGCATTTGTGGTTTGTTCCCGAAGCCAAACACACCACCAATCTCCTGCTAACTCTTATTGGAAGTGGATGCCTGTTGCTTTCAATCCGGGATTACTGGATTCTGGCAGGTCTTTCCCTCATTGGATGGTTTTTTGTTGCAAGCCAGGCGCCACCTGGCCCTGATTGGGGACATTTTGCATTCACACTTTGCAGCGCTGTGATTATCGGATTTGTCGTACAGGCAGCCCGTTTGCGGACTTATCAGCGACTGGAATTACTGAGAATCAAAAATGAATTCCGCAAAACTGAACTTGAGATCGCAACAGTCCAGGCCGAGCAGGCAAATCTTGCCAAAAGCGAGTTTCTGGCCAACATGAGCCACGAAATCAGAACTCCGATGAATGGCATTATTGGGATGGCTGAGTTGTTACTGGAATCACAACTCACCCCAGAACAACGCGAATGTGCTGAAACGATCAACGGCTCCAGTCGCGCATTGCTGGCAATTATTAATGACATTCTGGATTTTTCGAAAATTGAAGCCGGAAAGGTGGAACTTGAAAAAATTGAATTTGACCTTCGACACACAATTGAGTCAGTCACCAATCTGCTGGCTGAATTTGCCCATCGGAAAAACCTGGAACTGATCGTCCAAATTGATCCCGATGTCCCCACCCAGCTTTTCGGTGATTCATTGCGACTGCGTCAAATTCTGGTTAATTTGATCAACAATGCCATTAAATTTACAACTCAGGGGCAGATTCTCGTTCGTGTTCAGCCAGCAACCCCGGCTGATGCGCGTCAAGCTGTGATTCAGTTCGAAGTGGTTGATACAGGAATTGGAATTCCACCTGAAACGCTCAGTCGCTTATTCACCTCATTTACTCAGGCAGATGGTTCAACCACCCGCAAGTTTGGAGGCACCGGACTTGGCCTGGCAATTTCCAAACAACTGGTTGAACTTCTGGGCGGGAAAATTGGGGTCACCAGTCAACTCAAGGAAGGAAGTACTTTCTGGTTTACGGCGCGATTTGACATTACAGCACCCAATCCAGAACTGGTGACAACTTCCCAACTCTCCGGTTTACACCTTTTGATTGTTGAAGATAATGCCGTTTGTGGTGAAGTGCTGCGCGGCTACTGCCAGACCTATGGCATCAATTGCGAACTGATTCCAACAATTGGCGAAGCCTTCATTCGTCTTCAAAAGGCTGAACGTCAGGGTATGCCGTTTCGGGTGGTGCTCCTGGATCGTAAGCTGGCCGAAGGTGATGGCATCGAACTGGTTCGCACCATTCGGGCTCAACCATCTATGGACTACCTTCGGCTGGTAATGATGATTCCACTCGGAGACCGGGAGGCGCTTGAGTTGGTTCGGGCTGAGCAAATGCACTACCTGACGAAACCGGTTCATCAATCTACCTTTTATAATATTTTGCGCAATGCCTTGAAAATGGCTCACAAACCTCCAACCATCAAATTACAGGCCATGGCCCCCCTGCCCGCAGTTAAATCCCTTTCCCCTTTGCAGGTTTTAGTAGCCGAAGACAATGTAACCAACCAGCGAGTGGCGCGAAAATTATTAGAAAATTTGGGATGTCAGGTAGATGTGGTGGCAAATGGGGCCGAAGCGCTCAACGCCGTCAAACAATCCACGTATCATATGGTGCTGATGGACTGTCAAATGCCTGAAATGGATGGGTTTGAGGCGACACTTGAAATTCGCCGCCTTGAGCAAATCGCGTCTGAAGGCTCACCTGCCGTCAGAATCCCAATTGTGGCCCTGACCGCAAATGCCACCCAGGAAGACCAGACCAAATGTCTTGCCGTTGGAATGGACGATTACCTTTCCAAACCAGTGACACTGGATAAATTGACCAGGGTGTTAAAGCAGTGGACGGCCAAAGGACAGAATGAAGAAAGTGGTTAG
- a CDS encoding CDP-alcohol phosphatidyltransferase family protein, with protein MEKSDFKDAKRQLAGLTAPLERRAIQFFVQKLPGWVNSDHLSLLGFLALVGAGALYSISKSNPVLYLSLVNVCLLLNWFGDSLDGSLARHRQKQRPRYGFYVDHIIDTIGFFFLIGGMAVSGYMSERVAFGLLTVYYMLMINSNLSAYTLSKFNVSYGLFGPTELRIVLAIGNFFLITHPFSTILGHKYLLYDVGGVCSIVGMGITFLIAVLKNIVTLYNLERV; from the coding sequence ATGGAAAAATCAGACTTCAAAGATGCGAAACGTCAGCTTGCGGGGTTAACCGCTCCGCTTGAACGCCGGGCAATCCAGTTTTTTGTTCAAAAATTGCCGGGCTGGGTCAATTCCGATCACCTGTCTTTGCTCGGGTTTTTGGCCCTGGTCGGTGCCGGAGCCTTGTACTCGATCAGTAAATCAAACCCGGTGCTCTATCTTTCCCTGGTGAACGTGTGTCTGTTGCTCAACTGGTTTGGCGACAGCTTGGACGGTTCACTGGCTCGACATCGGCAAAAACAGCGCCCACGATATGGGTTTTATGTTGATCACATCATCGACACGATTGGTTTTTTCTTCTTAATTGGCGGAATGGCAGTTTCGGGGTATATGAGCGAACGGGTCGCTTTTGGGTTGCTTACGGTGTACTACATGCTGATGATTAACTCGAATCTGTCAGCTTATACCCTGAGCAAGTTCAATGTTTCCTATGGGTTGTTTGGCCCAACCGAGTTGCGGATTGTACTTGCGATTGGAAATTTCTTTTTGATCACCCACCCGTTCTCAACCATTTTGGGTCACAAATACCTGCTCTATGATGTTGGCGGAGTCTGCAGCATTGTCGGCATGGGCATCACGTTCCTGATTGCCGTCCTCAAAAACATCGTGACTCTCTACAATTTGGAGCGTGTGTGA
- a CDS encoding GtrA family protein produces MMVKTDIAPRESLKSLGWHWLKFNLVGAVGMGLQTIVLHILDDRSDLRSSIAMLIAVELAVIHNFFWHEKWTWSDRPSLTWSDRSIRLINFNLTNGLVSILGAVVFMEVLHERLGFPVQLVNLISIVACSLINFLLSNSLVFRNHMKEVAK; encoded by the coding sequence GTGATGGTCAAAACCGACATAGCGCCTCGTGAATCCCTGAAATCACTTGGCTGGCACTGGTTGAAGTTCAACCTGGTTGGGGCGGTGGGAATGGGACTCCAAACGATTGTACTTCACATTTTGGACGACCGCTCTGACCTTCGATCCTCAATCGCCATGCTCATCGCGGTTGAACTGGCGGTCATTCACAATTTTTTCTGGCATGAGAAATGGACCTGGAGCGACCGACCAAGCCTGACCTGGAGTGATCGCTCAATCCGCTTGATAAACTTCAACTTGACCAACGGACTGGTGTCTATCCTGGGGGCAGTTGTGTTTATGGAAGTATTGCACGAAAGACTCGGCTTCCCCGTCCAACTGGTTAATTTAATCTCAATTGTCGCCTGTTCATTGATCAATTTTCTGCTTTCTAACAGCCTTGTCTTCCGCAACCACATGAAGGAAGTAGCGAAGTAG
- a CDS encoding sigma 54-interacting transcriptional regulator: protein MEQTVARALPLILDLHNGTLDPALVTESVRRLWIAEDDYSEGSLTFHLALGHFPPPQAVDFYVMALALMNHREAHRVPNLLKLCREDLGLWRAALEMEAGYRGGTVALDTIEELVNAADPFFQALHLLQEATYLRRTNTGDRSEIKRRLHQALNVFQNISVFETGRTLLALSQVEASYDLALKTTEQALECFSRCKNRYYESDARLAMESIREKHRERRSTSRSRTVDLGFLIRPLIQATDLEAFFSGLIQVLTSRTFLALDHVTVLHKTVGGEHIVAGHHAGPLEKETISNTFDLGCGYRLVVSQATDPVALEMILPLVKRELIRLARAFPVTHSIYRRQFGRFTYYDQTMDEVLNLLEIAGKDQPEAAVMLRGEPGVGKTDLAYALHLAGPTRSGKFVVYDAATAVDKSFMVAELFGTVKGAFTDAQPRVGKIEEAGNGTLFIDEIGELTPQCQALLLRVLQNRQYQRMGTNEYRPVTCRIILATNQPIEEWCKQSVRTDVQPLFRSDLPSRFRYWIHIKPLHEIPDQIVPTALSFLREQGEFSLSPEAEIFLRSMRWIGNYRSLQNTIGLSVNLAKSFGVSVITPEIVHRAIGHHPLLFAPVTSSVEPPHAALAVAASATVTSIPADPMMSNTGFTFPTDYRTAVNMPGVAKLPTTSTASAEPTPYRPAPIAQPMGQFGGPPVPYGYLPQSTTPGLPAPVEPAHVSPSTGGTAPIQTGSDEAIKKQFIRLFKEVFDEFEYNRRKYFEFSILSNISQIIHQERFPRAKTFSVIYGGLMSSPYIQDAGRRQKIEELGHLFRMINPKWPSE from the coding sequence ATGGAACAGACTGTCGCCCGCGCATTACCCCTGATATTAGACCTGCATAACGGAACTTTGGATCCAGCTCTGGTCACAGAGTCGGTCCGCCGGTTATGGATTGCCGAAGATGATTACTCTGAAGGGTCATTGACCTTTCATCTCGCCCTGGGACATTTCCCCCCGCCTCAGGCCGTTGATTTTTATGTCATGGCCCTGGCACTGATGAATCATCGCGAAGCCCACCGGGTTCCAAACCTGCTGAAATTGTGCCGTGAGGATTTGGGGCTGTGGCGCGCGGCGCTGGAAATGGAGGCCGGATATCGGGGCGGGACCGTTGCGCTGGATACAATCGAAGAATTGGTCAATGCCGCCGATCCTTTTTTCCAGGCACTGCATTTACTCCAGGAAGCCACCTATTTACGCCGGACGAATACTGGAGACCGGTCGGAAATCAAACGCCGGCTCCACCAGGCATTGAATGTTTTTCAGAATATTTCGGTGTTTGAAACGGGGCGGACCTTGCTGGCATTGTCCCAGGTGGAAGCCAGTTATGATCTTGCCCTCAAGACAACTGAGCAGGCACTGGAGTGCTTTTCACGATGTAAAAACCGCTACTATGAATCGGACGCCCGACTGGCGATGGAAAGTATTCGGGAAAAACACCGTGAGCGGCGTAGCACTTCCCGTAGCCGGACGGTTGATCTTGGATTCTTGATTCGCCCCCTTATCCAGGCCACTGATTTGGAGGCTTTTTTCTCCGGATTAATCCAGGTCTTGACCTCCCGTACCTTTCTGGCACTGGATCACGTCACCGTTTTGCATAAAACGGTGGGCGGTGAGCACATTGTGGCCGGGCATCACGCCGGACCACTTGAAAAGGAGACCATTTCAAACACGTTTGATTTAGGGTGCGGATACCGACTGGTGGTTTCACAGGCAACGGATCCGGTGGCACTGGAAATGATTTTACCACTGGTGAAACGGGAGTTGATCCGGCTGGCTCGCGCCTTCCCGGTGACACACAGCATCTATCGCCGCCAATTTGGGCGATTTACCTACTATGACCAGACCATGGATGAGGTGCTGAACCTTTTGGAAATAGCTGGCAAAGATCAGCCGGAAGCTGCGGTAATGCTGCGCGGCGAGCCTGGGGTTGGGAAGACGGATTTGGCGTATGCGCTCCATCTGGCTGGACCAACCCGAAGTGGGAAATTTGTGGTCTATGACGCGGCGACAGCGGTTGATAAGTCGTTTATGGTGGCCGAGTTGTTTGGGACCGTCAAAGGAGCCTTTACCGATGCCCAGCCACGGGTTGGAAAAATCGAAGAAGCTGGAAATGGAACGCTCTTTATTGATGAAATTGGTGAGCTGACGCCTCAATGCCAGGCGTTGTTGCTGCGCGTTTTACAAAACCGACAGTACCAGCGAATGGGCACCAACGAATATCGGCCCGTAACCTGCCGGATTATTCTGGCGACAAACCAGCCCATTGAAGAATGGTGTAAGCAAAGCGTTCGCACCGACGTACAACCGTTGTTTCGCTCTGATTTGCCATCCCGGTTTCGGTACTGGATTCACATCAAACCACTTCATGAAATTCCAGATCAGATTGTCCCCACGGCGCTTTCCTTCCTGCGTGAGCAAGGCGAGTTTTCACTGTCACCCGAAGCTGAAATTTTCCTGCGGTCCATGCGCTGGATTGGGAATTATCGCAGTTTACAAAATACGATTGGATTGTCGGTAAACCTGGCAAAATCGTTTGGGGTGTCGGTCATTACCCCAGAAATCGTCCACCGGGCAATCGGGCATCATCCGCTTTTGTTCGCACCAGTGACCAGCTCAGTCGAGCCACCGCACGCCGCACTTGCAGTGGCGGCTTCGGCAACCGTGACAAGCATACCAGCGGACCCAATGATGTCAAACACCGGATTTACCTTTCCAACTGACTATCGAACAGCAGTGAATATGCCTGGGGTGGCAAAATTGCCGACAACCAGTACTGCTTCGGCTGAACCAACCCCCTACCGCCCAGCTCCGATTGCGCAACCAATGGGCCAGTTCGGAGGGCCTCCAGTCCCCTATGGGTACCTGCCACAATCCACCACTCCAGGGTTGCCGGCCCCGGTTGAACCAGCCCACGTGTCACCCTCAACTGGTGGAACGGCACCCATTCAGACTGGAAGTGATGAAGCCATCAAGAAGCAATTTATCCGGCTGTTTAAAGAAGTGTTCGATGAGTTTGAATACAACCGTCGAAAATACTTTGAATTTTCGATCCTGAGTAACATTTCGCAGATTATCCATCAGGAGCGGTTTCCACGAGCCAAAACATTTTCAGTGATTTATGGAGGTTTGATGAGCAGTCCCTATATTCAGGACGCCGGGCGTCGCCAAAAAATCGAAGAACTGGGACATTTGTTCCGCATGATCAACCCCAAATGGCCTTCGGAATAA